The following proteins are encoded in a genomic region of Alnus glutinosa chromosome 8, dhAlnGlut1.1, whole genome shotgun sequence:
- the LOC133875684 gene encoding E3 ubiquitin-protein ligase BOI-like isoform X1 — MFGGDSSNPVFPTFLDESQFQYVTGGLPQLQLFGDFTVGCSVGPLNYMGNNHTSAMEQPTKRAREAESISRQQKHLVSLNNNFSQDKAGQSGSILNPNPVSTGLKLAYEEDEHNSSVTSASESMTAALPVILSLSDNLKTEIDRQNEEFDCYIRFQEENILKDVRELKQRHTVSFLSAIEKVVDRKLHEKELEIENMNRKNKELMERIKQIAMEVQSWHYRAKYNESVVNALKSNLQRVMAQGAIHGKEGCGDSEVDDAASYANVDHQGIIDGSGNSVYMKKQMNCRACKVKEVCVLLIPCRHLCLCKDCEGFIDVCPICQEMKTASAQVFMS, encoded by the exons ATGTTTGGAGGTGATAGTAGCAATCCTGTGTTTCCCACTTTCCTTGACGAAAGTCAGTTTCAATATGTCACCGGTGGATTGCCCCAGCTGCAGCTGTTTGGAGATT TCACTGTTGGATGCAGTGTTGGTCCTTTAAACTACATGGGAAATAACCATACGAGTGCAATGGAGCAGCCAACTAAAAGAGCTAGGGAAGCAGAATCTATTTCCAGACAGCAAAAGCATCTCGTGTCTCTAAATAATAACTTCTCTCAAGATAAAGCCGGTCAGTCTGGAAGCATTCTGAATCCTAACCCTGTATCAACTGGGCTGAAGCTTGCATATGAGGAGGACGAACATAACTCTTCTGTAACTTCTGCAAGTGAAAGTATGACAGCTGCCCTCCCTGTTATTTTGTCCCTCAGCGATAATCTGAAGACAGAGATTGATCGGCAGAATGAAGAATTTGATTGTTATATCAGATTTCAG GAGGAAAACATCCTCAAGGATGTGAGGGAACTGAAGCAAAGACACACGGTTTCTTTTCTGAGTGCCATAGAAAAGGTAGTTGATAGGAAGTTGCATGAAAAAGAGCTTGAAATAGAGAATATGAACCGCAAGAACAAGGAATTAATGGAGAGAATAAAGCAGATTGCTATGGAAGTTCAGTCCTGGCACTATAGAGCAAAGTACAATGAGTCTGTAGTCAATGCCTTGAAGAGCAATTTGCAGCGAGTCATGGCACAAGGCGCCATACATGGGAAGGAAGGATGTGGGGACAGCGAGGTAGATGATGCAGCCTCTTATGCTAATGTGGATCACCAAGGCATTATAGATGGCTCTGGCAATTCAGTCTACATGAAGAAACAGATGAATTGCAGGGCTTGTAAAGTTAAGGAAGTCTGTGTCTTGTTGATACCTTGTAGGCATCTGTGTCTCTGTAAGGATTGTGAAGGGTTTATTGACGTATGCCCTATCTGCCAGGAAATGAAGACTGCAAGTGCTCAAGTTTTTATGTCTTAA
- the LOC133875684 gene encoding E3 ubiquitin-protein ligase BOI-like isoform X2, whose protein sequence is MSPVDCPSCSCLEIVTLHLPVTVGCSVGPLNYMGNNHTSAMEQPTKRAREAESISRQQKHLVSLNNNFSQDKAGQSGSILNPNPVSTGLKLAYEEDEHNSSVTSASESMTAALPVILSLSDNLKTEIDRQNEEFDCYIRFQEENILKDVRELKQRHTVSFLSAIEKVVDRKLHEKELEIENMNRKNKELMERIKQIAMEVQSWHYRAKYNESVVNALKSNLQRVMAQGAIHGKEGCGDSEVDDAASYANVDHQGIIDGSGNSVYMKKQMNCRACKVKEVCVLLIPCRHLCLCKDCEGFIDVCPICQEMKTASAQVFMS, encoded by the exons ATGTCACCGGTGGATTGCCCCAGCTGCAGCTGTTTGGAGATT GTAACATTGCATCTGCCAGTCACTGTTGGATGCAGTGTTGGTCCTTTAAACTACATGGGAAATAACCATACGAGTGCAATGGAGCAGCCAACTAAAAGAGCTAGGGAAGCAGAATCTATTTCCAGACAGCAAAAGCATCTCGTGTCTCTAAATAATAACTTCTCTCAAGATAAAGCCGGTCAGTCTGGAAGCATTCTGAATCCTAACCCTGTATCAACTGGGCTGAAGCTTGCATATGAGGAGGACGAACATAACTCTTCTGTAACTTCTGCAAGTGAAAGTATGACAGCTGCCCTCCCTGTTATTTTGTCCCTCAGCGATAATCTGAAGACAGAGATTGATCGGCAGAATGAAGAATTTGATTGTTATATCAGATTTCAG GAGGAAAACATCCTCAAGGATGTGAGGGAACTGAAGCAAAGACACACGGTTTCTTTTCTGAGTGCCATAGAAAAGGTAGTTGATAGGAAGTTGCATGAAAAAGAGCTTGAAATAGAGAATATGAACCGCAAGAACAAGGAATTAATGGAGAGAATAAAGCAGATTGCTATGGAAGTTCAGTCCTGGCACTATAGAGCAAAGTACAATGAGTCTGTAGTCAATGCCTTGAAGAGCAATTTGCAGCGAGTCATGGCACAAGGCGCCATACATGGGAAGGAAGGATGTGGGGACAGCGAGGTAGATGATGCAGCCTCTTATGCTAATGTGGATCACCAAGGCATTATAGATGGCTCTGGCAATTCAGTCTACATGAAGAAACAGATGAATTGCAGGGCTTGTAAAGTTAAGGAAGTCTGTGTCTTGTTGATACCTTGTAGGCATCTGTGTCTCTGTAAGGATTGTGAAGGGTTTATTGACGTATGCCCTATCTGCCAGGAAATGAAGACTGCAAGTGCTCAAGTTTTTATGTCTTAA
- the LOC133875958 gene encoding triose phosphate/phosphate translocator, non-green plastid, chloroplastic-like — MQSAAFSHSPTLSLPKPRRASNQTFNPRFDPIRASLPSKPHGLANVSVSANSPRRSWSLSSSNSLKLRPWSSVPAPESDRDAKSLEVRATSVPESAGESAESSGLSKTVELGALFGLWYLFNIYFNIYNKQVLKVYPYPVTVTAVQFAVGTVFVSLMWGLNLYKRPKLSGSQLAAIVPLAAVHTLGNLFTNMSLGKVAVSFTHTIKAMEPFFSVILSAMFLGETPTPWVVASLLPIVGGVALASVTEASFNWAGFWSAMASNLSNQSRNVLSKKVMVKKEESLDNITLFSIITIMSFFFLVPVAIFMDGVKFTPAFLQSAGLDVRQVYTRSLLAALCFHAYQQVSYMILQRVSPVTHSVGNCVKRVVVIVSSVLFFKTPVSPINTIGTAIALAGVFVYSQVKRLKPKKA, encoded by the exons ATGCAGAGCGCGGCGTTCTCTCACTCGCCCACGCTCTCTCTCCCGAAGCCTCGCAGGGCTTCGAACCAAACCTTCAACCCTAGATTCGACCCGATACGCGCCTCGTTGCCTTCGAAGCCCCACGGTCTCGCCAATGTGTCCGTCTCTGCTAACTCCCCTCGCCGGTCGTGGTCTCTGTCCTCGTCGAACTCGCTCAAGCTCAGGCCCTGGTCTTCGGTCCCCGCGCCCGAGTCCGATCGCGACGCGAAGAGCTTGGAGGTCAGAGCCACCTCGGTGCCCGAGAGCGCTGGCGAGAGCGCAGAATCCAGCGGCTTGTCCAAGACGGTGGAGCTCGGGGCGTTGTTTGGGCTCTGGTACCTCTTCAACATCTACTTCAATATCTACAACAAGCAG GTTTTGAAGGTATACCCATACCCTGTAACTGTCACCGCAGTTCAATTTGCTGTTGGGACTGTATTTGTTTCGTTAATGTGGGGTCTTAATCTCTACAAAAGGCCAAAACTTAGTGGTTCCCAG CTTGCAGCAATAGTGCCACTGGCAGCGGTGCACACTTTAGGAAACCTTTTCACTAATATGAGTCTTGGAAAAGTTGCAGTTTCATTCACTCACACAATCAAAGCCATGGAGCCGTTCTTCTCGGTCATCCTCTCTGCTATGTTTTTAGGGGAG ACGCCAACTCCATGGGTGGTTGCTTCCCTTTTACCAATTGTTGGTGGAGTGGCACTAGCATCGGTCACTGAGGCATCTTTTAACTG GGCTGGATTCTGGAGTGCAATGGCTTCCAATTTGTCAAACCAATCTCGTAATGTTCTTAGCAAAAAAGTCATGGTTAAGAAAGAG GAATCCTTGGACAACATTACTCTCTTctcaataataacaataatgtCCTTTTTCTTCTTAGTCCCTGTGGCTATCTTCATGGATGGTGTCAAGTTTACTCCTGCATTCCTGCAATCAGct GGATTAGATGTTAGACAAGTTTACACCAGGTCTCTACTGGCTGCACTCTGCTTCCATGCCTATCAGCAG GTTTCCTATATGATATTGCAGAGGGTATCACCTGTTACCCACTCTGTTGGAAATTGTGTGAAGCGGGTGGTGGTCATTGTCAGCTCTGTCCTCTTCTTCAAAACACCTGTCTCACCCATCAATACTATTG GCACTGCAATTGCTCTTGCTGGAGTCTTCGTGTATTCACAGGTGAAGCGCCTGAAGCCAAAGAAAGCTTGA